The following coding sequences are from one Streptomyces dengpaensis window:
- a CDS encoding sialidase family protein, whose amino-acid sequence MTVKRRLAASAAVTGLLTALTALAAPGTAVAAPPASRSCTSSVPYTAGQDGYDTYRIPATVTTRAGTLLAFAEGRRNGAGDTDNIDVVLRRSHDGGCTWSALQVVASGDGDTRGNPAPVVDPRTGRIVLLTSYNSGAVTEAQIMRGEATPEQSRRVFVQTSGDNGRHFSAPRDITADVKLPNWRWYATGPGHALALRHGPHAGRLVVPANHSTAPPVGSPDTGQEPRYYGAHALYSDNGGLTWRMGFIDDSYDGVDNANESLAAELPDGRIYFTSRDQNGTSVGNRLDSYSSDGAETLDRPYAVQPTLNDVPVVQASVLQLTGRAAPLLFSGPSVPTARQSMAVWRSTNGGTTFTKATTLSTQRAAYSDLVQLSRSRVGLLYETGVTGTYETIEFRRVPVDDLLG is encoded by the coding sequence ATGACCGTCAAACGCCGCCTGGCCGCTTCGGCCGCGGTCACCGGGCTGCTCACCGCCCTCACCGCCCTCGCGGCCCCCGGTACGGCCGTGGCCGCGCCGCCCGCGAGCCGGAGCTGCACGTCCTCCGTCCCGTACACGGCGGGCCAGGACGGCTACGACACGTACCGCATCCCGGCGACCGTCACGACCCGGGCGGGCACGCTGCTCGCCTTCGCCGAGGGAAGGCGCAACGGCGCGGGCGACACCGACAACATCGACGTGGTCCTCAGACGCTCCCACGACGGCGGCTGCACCTGGAGCGCGCTCCAGGTGGTGGCGTCCGGAGACGGCGACACACGGGGCAACCCGGCGCCGGTCGTGGACCCGCGCACGGGCCGTATCGTCCTCCTCACCTCCTACAACAGCGGCGCGGTGACCGAGGCGCAGATCATGCGCGGCGAGGCCACACCGGAACAAAGCCGCCGCGTCTTCGTCCAGACGAGCGGCGACAACGGCCGCCACTTCTCCGCACCGCGCGACATCACGGCGGACGTCAAACTCCCGAACTGGCGCTGGTACGCCACGGGCCCCGGCCACGCGCTCGCGCTGCGCCACGGACCGCACGCCGGCCGCCTGGTGGTCCCCGCCAACCACTCCACGGCCCCGCCCGTCGGCTCCCCGGACACCGGCCAGGAGCCCAGGTACTATGGCGCCCACGCCCTCTACAGCGACAACGGCGGCCTGACCTGGCGCATGGGCTTCATCGACGACTCGTACGACGGCGTCGACAACGCGAACGAAAGCCTGGCCGCCGAACTCCCCGACGGCCGTATCTACTTCACCTCCCGGGACCAGAACGGCACGAGCGTGGGCAACCGCCTCGACTCCTACTCCAGCGACGGAGCCGAGACCCTCGACCGCCCCTACGCCGTCCAGCCCACCCTGAACGACGTCCCCGTGGTCCAGGCCTCCGTCCTCCAGCTCACCGGCCGGGCCGCCCCGCTCCTCTTCTCCGGCCCTTCCGTCCCCACCGCCCGCCAGTCCATGGCCGTCTGGCGCAGCACGAACGGCGGCACGACCTTCACCAAGGCGACCACGCTGTCCACCCAGCGGGCCGCGTACTCCGACCTCGTACAGCTGAGCAGGAGCCGGGTCGGTCTCCTCTACGAGACGGGCGTGACGGGGACGTACGAGACGATCGAGTTCAGGCGGGTGCCGGTGGACGACCTCCTCGGCTAG
- a CDS encoding dihydrodipicolinate synthase family protein, translated as MMPTPLSGVVPPVCTPLTPDREVDIPSLVRLVDHLVNGGVHGLFVLGSTSEAAYLTDAQRRLVVETVTSHVSGRLPVLAGAIDMTTPRVLDHVREVTAAGADAVVVTAPFYTRTHPAEIARHYRVIAAHSPAPVFAYDLPSSVHTKLSPDLVLELAADRVLAGLKDSSGDLGAFRAVVTAARTRPDITRFTLLTGSELVVDSALALGADGAVPGLANVDPVGYVRVYDLCAAGDWERARAEQERLCALFGMVGVGDPARMGGSSSALGAFKAALYLRGIIDCPATAEPQVPLSEGEAERVGKYLAGAGLL; from the coding sequence ATGATGCCCACCCCGCTGTCCGGTGTCGTACCGCCCGTCTGCACCCCTCTGACACCGGACCGCGAGGTGGACATCCCGTCACTGGTCAGGCTGGTGGACCACCTGGTGAACGGCGGGGTGCACGGCCTCTTCGTCCTCGGCTCGACGTCGGAGGCGGCGTATCTGACGGACGCGCAGCGCAGGCTGGTGGTGGAGACGGTCACGTCCCATGTGTCCGGCCGGCTCCCGGTCCTCGCGGGCGCGATCGACATGACGACGCCGCGCGTCCTGGACCACGTCCGGGAGGTGACGGCGGCGGGCGCGGACGCCGTCGTCGTCACGGCGCCCTTCTACACCCGCACCCACCCGGCGGAGATCGCCCGCCACTACCGCGTGATCGCCGCGCACTCCCCGGCCCCCGTCTTCGCCTACGACCTCCCCTCCTCCGTCCACACCAAGCTGAGCCCGGACCTGGTCCTGGAACTCGCCGCGGACCGGGTCCTCGCCGGTCTCAAGGACTCCAGCGGCGACCTCGGCGCCTTCCGCGCCGTCGTCACCGCCGCCCGCACGCGCCCCGACATCACCCGTTTCACCCTCCTCACCGGATCCGAACTCGTCGTGGACTCGGCACTGGCCCTGGGCGCGGACGGGGCGGTGCCCGGTCTGGCCAACGTCGATCCGGTGGGGTACGTGCGGGTCTACGACCTGTGCGCGGCGGGCGACTGGGAGCGGGCCCGGGCCGAGCAGGAGCGGCTGTGCGCATTGTTCGGGATGGTGGGCGTGGGTGACCCCGCCCGGATGGGCGGCAGCTCGTCGGCCCTGGGGGCCTTCAAGGCGGCGCTGTACCTGCGGGGGATCATCGACTGCCCGGCGACAGCGGAGCCCCAGGTTCCGCTGTCGGAGGGAGAGGCCGAGCGGGTGGGGAAGTACCTGGCGGGGGCGGGGCTGCTGTAA
- a CDS encoding oligopeptide/dipeptide ABC transporter ATP-binding protein has protein sequence MNAPTGEAEVVGTPAIVRLTDTHVVHKARSGGLFTRDKVYALTGADLAIAPGETVGVVGESGCGKSTLAKVLVGVQRPTSGTVSFRGRDVWSMRPTERRTAIGSSTGMIFQDPSTALNRRLTVRQILRDPLDVHRRGTPSEREDRVRELMSLVGLPRVLADGLPGQLSGGQRQRVAIARALALDPDLVVADEPTSALDVSVRAQILNLLLDLKERLGLALVFVSHDIQTVRRMSDRVITMYLGRIVEESPADEVTDGSRHPYTRALFSATPGLLDPIDPIPLVGPVPSATRPPSGCPFRTRCWKADEECGVSMPDFTAASTPDHRYRCHHPVQEGISTRALVAQAESAAPATAMAADVPFQQHIREP, from the coding sequence TTGAACGCGCCGACCGGGGAAGCCGAGGTTGTCGGGACACCCGCGATCGTCCGGCTCACGGACACCCACGTCGTCCACAAGGCCCGCAGCGGCGGCCTGTTCACCCGGGACAAGGTGTACGCCCTGACCGGCGCCGACCTCGCCATCGCGCCCGGCGAGACGGTGGGCGTCGTCGGCGAGTCGGGCTGCGGCAAGTCGACGCTGGCGAAGGTGCTGGTGGGGGTGCAGCGGCCGACGTCGGGCACGGTGTCGTTCCGCGGCCGGGACGTCTGGTCCATGAGGCCGACGGAGCGGCGTACGGCCATCGGCAGCAGCACCGGCATGATCTTCCAGGACCCGTCGACGGCACTGAACCGACGGCTGACGGTCCGCCAGATCCTGCGGGACCCGCTGGATGTGCACCGGCGCGGTACCCCGTCCGAACGGGAGGACCGTGTACGGGAGTTGATGTCGCTGGTCGGGCTCCCGCGGGTCCTGGCCGACGGGCTCCCCGGCCAGCTCTCCGGCGGCCAGCGCCAGCGTGTGGCCATCGCCCGGGCCCTGGCGCTCGACCCGGACCTGGTGGTGGCCGACGAGCCGACGAGCGCGCTGGATGTGTCGGTCCGCGCCCAGATCCTCAACCTCCTCCTGGACCTGAAGGAGCGTCTGGGCCTGGCCCTGGTCTTCGTCTCGCACGACATCCAGACGGTACGGCGGATGAGCGACCGGGTGATCACGATGTACCTCGGCCGGATCGTGGAGGAGTCACCGGCCGACGAGGTCACCGACGGCTCCCGGCACCCGTACACCCGGGCGCTCTTCTCGGCGACCCCGGGTCTCCTCGACCCGATCGACCCGATCCCGCTGGTGGGCCCCGTTCCCTCGGCGACCCGGCCGCCGAGCGGCTGCCCGTTCCGTACGCGCTGCTGGAAGGCTGACGAGGAATGCGGCGTCTCCATGCCGGACTTCACGGCCGCGTCAACCCCTGATCACCGCTACCGGTGCCACCATCCTGTGCAGGAGGGCATCTCCACGCGCGCGCTGGTCGCGCAGGCAGAGTCCGCCGCCCCGGCCACCGCCATGGCCGCCGATGTTCCGTTCCAGCAGCACATCAGGGAGCCCTAG
- a CDS encoding dipeptide/oligopeptide/nickel ABC transporter permease/ATP-binding protein: MFTRKSLTEALSRPGIRLRGWRRLPLLSKVAVCFLAVVVLVALFAPLLAPHDPLDQQPPVDGTGHPSAGHWMGQDSLGRDILSRLMYGARWSLAIGLGATALALVVGALLGAVAATSRKAVDETLMRCLDVVMAFPGIALAAVLVAVFGGGITVLICAIAFLFTPPVARVVRANVLDQYGEDYVTAEHVIGARTPHIVIRHVAINCAAPVLVFCTVQVAEAIVFEASLSFIGAGVRPPDPSWGSVIADGKNMVLTGGWWATVFPGLLMLITVLSLNILSEGVSDAWAAPAARDVPARAAKAEDRLEAPEPGSGKVLDLPGLTEAAARLRSRARPLPSGQPVLAVENLAIGFDTRHGGVDIVDGISFEVQLGEVLGLVGESGCGKSLTALTVMGLEPKGARVRGHVRFNQRQLVGEPMRVRRKLLGHEMAMIYQDALSSLNPAMTIRAQLKQVIRRGGRRTATELLELVGLDPERTLRSYPHELSGGQRQRVLIAMALSRSPKLIVADEPTTALDVTVQAQVIELLLRLRAELDFALILVSHDLALVADVTDRVVVMYGGQIVETGVTADLVEAPAHHYTRGLLGSVLSLESSAERMTQIKGVVPSPADFPAGCRFADRCPMASEVCRTTAPDLVGTHTHTAACHHPAVDLVTAESEAVN, from the coding sequence ATGTTCACCCGCAAGAGCCTCACCGAGGCACTCTCCCGGCCCGGCATCCGGCTGCGGGGATGGCGCAGGCTGCCGCTGCTGTCGAAGGTCGCGGTCTGCTTCCTCGCCGTGGTCGTGCTGGTCGCGCTGTTCGCCCCGCTGCTGGCCCCGCACGACCCGCTCGACCAGCAGCCACCGGTGGACGGCACCGGACACCCGTCCGCCGGCCACTGGATGGGGCAGGACAGCCTCGGCCGGGACATCCTCAGCCGGCTGATGTACGGCGCCCGCTGGTCCCTCGCGATCGGGCTCGGCGCCACCGCGCTCGCCCTCGTCGTCGGGGCGCTCCTCGGCGCCGTGGCCGCCACCTCCCGCAAGGCGGTCGACGAGACGCTCATGCGCTGCCTGGACGTGGTGATGGCGTTCCCCGGCATCGCGCTCGCCGCCGTCCTGGTCGCCGTCTTCGGCGGCGGCATCACCGTACTGATCTGCGCGATCGCGTTCCTGTTCACGCCGCCGGTCGCCAGGGTCGTACGGGCGAACGTCCTCGATCAGTACGGCGAGGACTATGTGACCGCCGAGCACGTCATCGGCGCCCGCACCCCGCACATCGTCATTCGGCACGTGGCGATCAACTGCGCCGCGCCCGTGCTGGTGTTCTGCACCGTGCAGGTCGCGGAGGCCATCGTCTTCGAGGCGTCGCTGTCCTTCATCGGCGCGGGCGTACGGCCGCCGGACCCGTCCTGGGGCAGCGTCATCGCGGACGGCAAGAACATGGTGCTGACGGGCGGCTGGTGGGCCACGGTCTTCCCGGGCCTGCTGATGCTGATCACCGTACTGTCGCTGAACATCCTCTCCGAGGGCGTCTCGGACGCGTGGGCGGCACCGGCGGCGCGCGATGTCCCGGCGCGTGCGGCCAAGGCGGAGGACCGGCTGGAGGCACCCGAGCCGGGCAGCGGCAAGGTCCTCGACCTGCCGGGCCTCACGGAGGCGGCCGCGCGGCTGCGCTCACGGGCCCGCCCACTGCCCTCCGGCCAGCCCGTCCTCGCGGTCGAGAACCTGGCCATCGGCTTCGATACCCGGCACGGAGGCGTGGACATCGTCGACGGCATCAGCTTCGAGGTGCAGCTGGGTGAGGTCCTCGGCCTGGTCGGCGAGTCCGGCTGCGGCAAGTCGCTGACGGCGCTGACGGTGATGGGCCTGGAGCCGAAGGGGGCCCGGGTCCGCGGCCATGTCCGCTTCAACCAGCGGCAGTTGGTCGGTGAGCCGATGCGCGTACGGCGCAAGCTCCTCGGCCACGAGATGGCGATGATCTACCAGGACGCGCTGTCGTCCCTGAACCCGGCGATGACGATCAGGGCGCAGCTGAAGCAGGTGATCCGGCGGGGCGGCAGGCGCACGGCAACCGAGCTGCTGGAACTGGTCGGCCTGGACCCCGAGCGCACCCTGCGCAGCTACCCCCACGAGCTCTCCGGCGGCCAGCGCCAGCGTGTCCTGATCGCCATGGCCCTGTCCCGCAGCCCCAAGCTGATCGTCGCCGACGAACCGACGACCGCCCTGGACGTGACGGTCCAGGCGCAGGTCATAGAGCTGCTGCTGCGGCTGCGCGCGGAGCTGGACTTCGCGCTGATCCTCGTCTCGCACGACCTGGCGCTGGTCGCCGACGTCACCGACCGGGTGGTCGTCATGTACGGCGGCCAGATCGTGGAGACCGGGGTGACCGCCGACCTGGTGGAGGCCCCGGCCCACCACTACACGCGCGGGCTGCTGGGCAGCGTTCTGTCCCTGGAGTCGTCGGCCGAACGGATGACGCAGATCAAGGGGGTCGTCCCCTCCCCGGCCGACTTCCCGGCCGGCTGCCGGTTCGCCGACCGCTGCCCGATGGCGAGCGAGGTGTGCCGTACGACGGCACCGGATCTGGTGGGAACGCATACGCATACGGCGGCCTGTCACCACCCGGCGGTCGACCTGGTGACGGCGGAGAGCGAGGCGGTCAATTGA